The following nucleotide sequence is from Chryseobacterium sp. CY350.
GAAGTGGAACCCAAAATAAATCCTGACTGAAATATGGCTGTTGTGCGGCACTACTTGTAATTCCGAAATCTTTTACCAAAAACTGATCTGCTGCCCTGTCATAGAAACCAATTGCAGCAGTTGTTCCGGCACTCCCGGAATAGCCCATTGTCGCAAATAAATTATTCTGATCATCGTACGTGAAACCTACAGGCCTTCTCGCGTAAGGATCACTGGCTCCTAAATCATATCTTTTAACAAAATCAAAATCTTTTGATCCTGAGTTATATTTCATTTTGTAAACTCCAAATCCCGCTGCGGTATTATAGTTTGTAAAATATACTTCTGAAGCATTTGAAGGATCGGCAATGGCATCAAGAACGTTAAAAGTCGTGGAGCTTCCAATAAAAAATGTAGAGTAAATCCATTCTGTTCCATTAAAATAATAGAATCCTGGATTTTTCGGATTTGAAATTCCTGTATTAAACCCGCCCTCTCTACCACCGGAAGAAACCAAAAGTTGATTTTCGTTGAATATTCTTAATTTATAGGAATAGTTAAAATAAGGTCCGTCTGGTTTGAAAGAAATATTGTCTTCATTTTTAAGACCAGATAAAATTGTTCCGAGATAAATTCTTGAACCTACTTTCGTTGCAGTATTGCATTCTTCGCCTACCGTCACAGATCCGGCAAAGGTTCCGTTGGTATTATAAGTGTAAACTCTGCTCGCATCAGTAATCACTATATTATCTGCATTGACAACAACGTCACTCACATTCCCAAAAATCTGGGATAGCGGCGTTGAAACACCATTATTGTAAATGTAAGTTGTTGTCGGTGAGGAAAATGATACGATACTTTCAGAATCAATATCAGTAAAATTTCCTGCTAATTCTGTCACCCATGTAGAAAATACGGGGAAAGTTGTATTGAGTTCGTGTGTTTTTAGTCCGGTATTAGTCACCGAAAATACTTTATTATCTTTTATAGTGGCTTCGTTACTAGCCTGATAAACTCCACCAGACACGAAAAAGGCAGAATCTCCGAACTCTTTCTTTTTTAAATCAAAAATTGAAACTCCGTATCCCGCAGACACTACGGCTCTGTCTCCGGTAATCGAAATATGATTAATTTTTTTACTACCGTTATATCCCGTTGCGATAGGGATATCTACAATGTACGTTACGCCTTGTGGTGTTATAACGTCTAATGAGCCATCTTGATAACCTACAAGACCGATCTTAGTTTGCGGATTGTAATCAAAAGCAGCAATTTTGACTTCGTGCAACCCGTTGGCTTTAGAAAGCTTGCTAATTTCTCCGGTGGATATTGTATAGTAGAAAATTCCGTTTTCTGTGGCAGCAACTATTTTTCCGTTGTCTTCTTTGATAGCAAGAATATTATTGTAAGAAAATAAATCTGACCATTTTTTAGAAGAAATGTTCTGCGCAGTTACCTGTTGCAGAGATGCTAAAATACCGAGAGAAATTAAAAGTTTTTTCATATTATGCTATTATACTGCTGTCAATTGCCTGATTATTCCAGGTAATATTTTGTACATTTTTATTTTTATCAAAAAAGAAGTCTAGCCTTCCCAAAAGAAGTCCTGCCCAGCCAACCTGATTGACCAAAACATTTTTTCCCTGCCTGTTTTTATAAGTTTCCGGTGCTGGTAAAAATGTATGGGTATGACCTCCTAAAATTAAGTCAATATTTTCTGTTTTTGATGCTAAAATTTTATCGCTTATTTTTTCAGGCTCACCTTTGTAATCATAGCCGATGTGAGAAAGACAAATAACGAGATCACATTTGTGTTCTTTTTTCAGGAAATTAGAGTAATGCTGAGCAGCATCAATAGGGTCTGACCAAATTGTTTCTCCGTATTGTTTTTTCCCGACTAAACCTTCCAGTTGAATTCCGACTCCGAAAATTCCTACTTTGATTCCATTTTTATTGAAAATCTTGTACTGCGAAGTCTTTCCGTCTAAAACGGTGTTTTTAAAATCATAATTCGAACAGATAAAAGGAAATTTGGCGTTTGGTAAAACCTTTAAAAATCCGTCTAAACCGTTATCAAAATCATGATTTCCCATTGTGGAAGCATCATATTGCATCATCGACATCAGTTTAAATTCCAGTTCGCCTCCAAAAAAATTAAAATATGGAGTTCCCTGAAAAATATCGCCGGAATCGAGCAGCAAAAGATTGCTTTCTTCGCTTCTTATTTTCTGAATTAAACTTGCTCTTCTCGCGAAACCACCTTGATTAGGATTTCTAGTATAACTTTCATCGAAAGGTTCAATTCTGCTGTGTTGATCGTTTGTATGAAGAATGGTCAGTTTACTGGCAGATTTGATTGAATTTAAATTCAACTCGCTTGCCATCATCAGATTAGGAGCTAAGGTCATTGCCAAAGTTCCACCCGTTATTGTTTTTAAAAAGCCTTTTCGATCCATTACTTCTCCCCGATAAAATTTAAACGAATATCTTCTTTAGTTTCAATTTCAGAATTATTTTTAAAATATTCAATGAATAAATCTCTTAATTTAATTCCTGTTGAAATAGATTCACCTTTTGCGAAAAACTTCATATTGTCACCACCTAAAGCCAAATAATCAGAGGTTGCAATGTAATAATCCTGAGAAGGATTTACCGGTTGTCCGTTGATTAAAGTTTTAGATAAAAGTCCGTTACTTGTTTCAATATATAAATGAGAAACAGGATTGTTGACCCGGTTTTTTGCGTAATAATCAAAAAGTCCCTGCAGATCTGCACCTTTCATTTTCACAATGATGACTTCATTTTCAAAAGGCATCACTTCAAAAACGTTTTTCAGAAGAATGTCGCCTTTCCCGATTGTGGTTCTGATTCCTCCGATATTAATCAACGCGGCATCCACATTTTTTTGAAGATTAACTTTTGCCCATCGGTCGGCTCCGTCGAAAGTATAATCTGCTAAAAGATTTCCTAAATTGCTGTTGTCGCCCTGTTTTGTAAGATCTACATTGGTGTGAGAGATTTTTTGATTCATCTCTTTATCCAGTTTTTCTTTATAAGGATTGATGACTTTTACAAATTCCTCATCATTTTTCAGCTCGTTATTAATAGAAATATTGTTTTGAGTCTGCACATTTGATACCTGTAACGAAGTCGTTTTGCAGGCAGTAAGCGAGATCAAAGCAATTCCTAAAAATAAGAATCTATTTTTCATATGTTGTAATCATTTAGTTAAAGATCATATAAATAGCTTTTCATTGCAATGCTCTTTCATATTTCTCTTTAGTATATGCAAATATAATTATATGTATAATAAAACATTATTAATTATGATAAATTCTTAGTGTAATTTATTAAATTTGAAAAAAATATTTCTAAAAGATGAGCATTTTAAAAGGAGTAGGTGTTGCTTTGGTAACGCCCTTTAATGAAGATTTATCCGTAGATTTCGAAAGTTTAACGAAACTTATTGAGTACAATATCGAAAACGGAACCAACTACTTGGTGGTTTTGGGAACTACAGCGGAAGCTGCTACACTTTCTTCAGATGAGAAAAAACAGGTCGTAGAGCACATCATTAAAGTTAATAATAAACGTGTTCCTTTGGTTTTAGGAATCGGTGGAAACAATACTTTAGAAGTAAAAAAGCAGATCGAAGAAACCGACTTGTCTGATTTTGAAGCCGTTTTATCGGTATCTCCATATTATAACAAACCCAATCAGGAAGGTCTTTACCAGCATTATAAAGCTCTGGCATCTACCGGGAAGAATATTATCATTTATAACGTTCCTTCAAGAACCGGACAAAATGTAGAGGCAGAAACGACTTTGCGTCTGGCGAATGAATTCCCGAATTTATTCTTAATAAAAGAAGCCGCGCCCAATATCCTTCAGTATTTCGATATTTTAAGAAAAAAGCCGAACGGTTTCAATCTAGTTTCCGGTGATGACGAGTTTACACTTCCTGTGACTTTAGCCGGTGGAGCAGGAGTAATTTCCGTGATTGGACAAGGTTACCCGAAAGAATTTTCAACAATGGTTCAGTTAGCTTTCGATAAAAAAGTAGATGAAGCATATGAGATTCACAACAGGTTGGTTGAAATTACAAGACTGATTTTCGCAGAAGGAAATCCTTGTGGAATTAAAGTGATTTTAGCAGAAAAAGGATTGATTAAAAATTATCTGCGACTTCCGTTAGTTCCTGCATCAGAAGGACTTTACGCGAAAATTAAAGCTGAAATGGCGAAAATTTAAAGTGAATATTGGTATTTTCCATTTAACTTGAAATAATGAAAAGTGAAAGGTATAATGCTTTTCACTTTTTTTAGTATATAATTTAACTTTAAATTTTTAACACATTAGTTTTTAGGTA
It contains:
- the porZ gene encoding type IX secretion system anionic LPS delivery protein PorZ, translated to MKKLLISLGILASLQQVTAQNISSKKWSDLFSYNNILAIKEDNGKIVAATENGIFYYTISTGEISKLSKANGLHEVKIAAFDYNPQTKIGLVGYQDGSLDVITPQGVTYIVDIPIATGYNGSKKINHISITGDRAVVSAGYGVSIFDLKKKEFGDSAFFVSGGVYQASNEATIKDNKVFSVTNTGLKTHELNTTFPVFSTWVTELAGNFTDIDSESIVSFSSPTTTYIYNNGVSTPLSQIFGNVSDVVVNADNIVITDASRVYTYNTNGTFAGSVTVGEECNTATKVGSRIYLGTILSGLKNEDNISFKPDGPYFNYSYKLRIFNENQLLVSSGGREGGFNTGISNPKNPGFYYFNGTEWIYSTFFIGSSTTFNVLDAIADPSNASEVYFTNYNTAAGFGVYKMKYNSGSKDFDFVKRYDLGASDPYARRPVGFTYDDQNNLFATMGYSGSAGTTAAIGFYDRAADQFLVKDFGITSSAAQQPYFSQDLFWVPLPRSNNFLVYDYKKTSNFSDDSQYLLSVTNGLPGNSGGTLSVAVDKSGDAWIGTDSGLRILPNAANEVKNANVQLEPIVIEQNGLAEELFRDSQILQVEVDGGNQKWISIDGGGVYYLSASGEQVIKRFTKENSPLPTNSVTDIKVDKKTGKVYFVTYDGIVTYQGDVADVTSNFGNVLVYPNPVVHSQFKGNVTIRGLAEKTNIRITDAAGNIVHSAVARNGYYEWDLNNQKGKRVASGIYFVLMTNEDASDKATAKIAVVN
- a CDS encoding bifunctional metallophosphatase/5'-nucleotidase, which translates into the protein MDRKGFLKTITGGTLAMTLAPNLMMASELNLNSIKSASKLTILHTNDQHSRIEPFDESYTRNPNQGGFARRASLIQKIRSEESNLLLLDSGDIFQGTPYFNFFGGELEFKLMSMMQYDASTMGNHDFDNGLDGFLKVLPNAKFPFICSNYDFKNTVLDGKTSQYKIFNKNGIKVGIFGVGIQLEGLVGKKQYGETIWSDPIDAAQHYSNFLKKEHKCDLVICLSHIGYDYKGEPEKISDKILASKTENIDLILGGHTHTFLPAPETYKNRQGKNVLVNQVGWAGLLLGRLDFFFDKNKNVQNITWNNQAIDSSIIA
- a CDS encoding 5'-nucleotidase C-terminal domain-containing protein; this translates as MKNRFLFLGIALISLTACKTTSLQVSNVQTQNNISINNELKNDEEFVKVINPYKEKLDKEMNQKISHTNVDLTKQGDNSNLGNLLADYTFDGADRWAKVNLQKNVDAALINIGGIRTTIGKGDILLKNVFEVMPFENEVIIVKMKGADLQGLFDYYAKNRVNNPVSHLYIETSNGLLSKTLINGQPVNPSQDYYIATSDYLALGGDNMKFFAKGESISTGIKLRDLFIEYFKNNSEIETKEDIRLNFIGEK
- the dapA gene encoding 4-hydroxy-tetrahydrodipicolinate synthase codes for the protein MSILKGVGVALVTPFNEDLSVDFESLTKLIEYNIENGTNYLVVLGTTAEAATLSSDEKKQVVEHIIKVNNKRVPLVLGIGGNNTLEVKKQIEETDLSDFEAVLSVSPYYNKPNQEGLYQHYKALASTGKNIIIYNVPSRTGQNVEAETTLRLANEFPNLFLIKEAAPNILQYFDILRKKPNGFNLVSGDDEFTLPVTLAGGAGVISVIGQGYPKEFSTMVQLAFDKKVDEAYEIHNRLVEITRLIFAEGNPCGIKVILAEKGLIKNYLRLPLVPASEGLYAKIKAEMAKI